The genomic DNA TTACTTAAATATTGCGAGAATTCTCCTAAAAATTTAACAGCACTTACAAAACATGTCCCTTGACAGGTATATTACATGAAAACGTGAATAATGTTTACAGTTTCTTTAGATTTgataatgtttcatttgtcctaCCCCAGCGTTTAAACTGTCCCTGCCACTTGGGacatttgaaacaaatgacCACTTCTGTTCAAACTTAAATTACACCACAATCGTCATACATATCCTACCAAATATCACAAGATTTTAAGAGACCACATATGTGAGTTGCTGATCACacaaaatttttttttatttttgtaacgTCGTCTTTGAAAACAACGTTTAACCGAAAATTGTTTCATCCGTCCAGGCGCTCCCCTACAGAGGATACAGAGATTATGTGGTTTGAGTTCCTTCCTGGTGTTATGAAGAGGAGGCTGACACTGAAgtaaccacatgtaaaccatGCACCTAAATGCACAACTGATGCACAACAAATGGTGCAGGTATTAAAAATGGTAGCTGTTCTCTCATATTGGATGACATGAATTTGGTCTTTTTGACACACTGTACATGGCTTGATTGTTCAGCAGTAACATTGAGTTCCTATGGCAATTCTTGTCTTGCCTGACATAACTTAAAGGAAcagttcaccgttttttcatattaaaagtGTTCCTACCGCTCTTATTTTCTTCAGATCTTTAGACGAGGTATGGTCATCATAGATTCTCCTATGGGGATCTATCAGAATCCGAAAGCTCTCATTTGGTTTCactttctcaataaaacacattaaatacatttctgtgtgtcaACATCTCTGAGGACCTCTCTCTCAATACTTCTAcccttggggcagccgtggcctgcTGGTTAGAGCTTAGGGCTGGAAACTGAAAATGGGTGGGGGAGCGGCAGAagcgcccttgagcaaggcacctaacccctcattCCTCCCTGAGttggtgtgtgcttcacctcactgtgtgcccTATGagtttcactaattcatggattgggataaatgcagagaccaaatttcttTTAAatatgctcattgagctcaatgcaaaccAAACAGGCTAGACTAACTAAAGAAAtctttagctatggtgaagtgtatgtgatgatgtggggcttttttaattccaaaggccaagggaacttggaaatagctggcctttaaaaataaaaacatataaaaaatcctcctgctcctgggaatttaacataggggtcaaatacttatgccccctgtatttaaggaataacatttaggcctatttatttacgatcccatatgaaaaagaaatagaaaaaacttatactgccagcaatgtgttttatatccaaaacttgtatgatttattcttgaaagtggcccctttctcgttttcctcatacaatgtcATATAGCCCTTACGGGTTCCAAAGTtctatatgtttcaggttacacagatttactaaggatcttataatggtttcactgtcacaTAAAAATCTATCATTTTAAGATTATAACCGAACTAGCAGGTTCAGAGGAAGCCACTCTACTGAACTCTAGCTCTGTATCCCGTGGACAACCAACCAGCTAAGCCCCCAACCCCCGAACCCCATTTTCTGTTAATAATAAATGTTTCTACCAACCTGTATGATATGTGAAGCCCAGCTGAATCAAGCAAAATAAAATTATCATCGTCATCCTCAATACAGCAGCATAACAGGAGTGGCAGCCATACAGACGTTTTCGCAGTGTGCACTTCCTGGTTGAATGAGGAGGTGACATTTCGGTgacagcatgtgtgtctgcTAGACGCTGCAGACCATCAATGTGAATGGTCTATATGTTTGTCGATAGGACTGACTCTGTAGAAGTGAACACAGTCTCATCATTGATGTTCAGAATCATATCAGGCCATAGGTGTAACCACATTAAAGGGATCTCCACAGAACTTTTGACTGTTTTCGCATAATCACTCTGTAAGTACTCATTTGAACATTTTGTGTGTAAGGGAGGGACAAACATTATTCAAAAACAGATTGCACCTATGGTGTCAGTGGCCAACTTGGCTATCTCCATCCAAGTGGATTAGCCAGGCTAGAATGTGGAAAAGCTTGGTTTATGCATAGCAGATGCAGTGCCACACAGATGCTGTATATTTTGCAACTAGAATAGTCCTGGTATAGGCCTAAGTCTAATTCAATCCTAGTAAGGGATGGAAGGGTCTCTCAGAATTCCGGAAGAAAAAGTAATGTCCGCATTTGCAGgcatttgcctgatgaagacccagtagggtcgaaacgttgcactTTTTTCAATATTAAATCAGGagcatttatcagtgttgcCGACATTACTTTTCCTTCCATagttactctccatttgtcctgcacctgcaaggtgggatgtgcgcACAGCTACTCTTCTTGAACGCATCTCAGAATTCCACCTTTTAAATGGTTTACTGTTAATTGGTAGCTGACTAAATACttgttttgacacacacacacatacccacccacccacacacacacacacacacacacacacacacacacacacacacacacattcagatacaTCGGTATTGTGAATAGACCAATTTATGTCGTAGTAGTTAaaagcagtgttgggaaggttaagccttttaaactgtagcctattccaTGACAGATTAGAATGTGTGCcctaaaatgtatttgtattgtattgtgatagATATTTACCTGGCCTGAAACATGCTGGCCCCATTGGCCTACAACAGTTTTTCCATTTAGACTATCAATATgaacagaagaaaagagaaaggagtCACCTGAGAgatacatataggcctatatggtgTGGTTAAAATTATTTGAATTTGAGTTTGAAGGCTTAGCCTTTATCAGTGTGACTGACTGTATTCTGAATACCATCCATTTCATTTGTAACTGTACTTTGAATGCAGTTTgtcttattttgtattttaaatacatAATGCAGAATAGGCCCTACATCCCTTACTTCCCTGCACTAATAAGTGTCCATTCTTTGTGAGTGCTAAAATTAACAAGAAAGATGCATTATTAGACCTAATACAATCCTTTCACATATTCGAAACTCTTTCCCCGAGAGTTGAACATTGGCTTTGCCTGAACCCATTTATTACACAATGATGTCATCCTGGAAGCAGCTCTCCTACACATAGCCTAGTAGTTCTTCgctgtttgtgttcatgtagcctacagtagcctactgtactgtatgttgattgTTGAGACAGGTGCCATAAGAAGGGCCCTGACCACCATAATGACAGCACGATGTCGCCACCTGGTGGAAATTAGGGGTGGCGTGCCTGGTATtggtattgttattgttgttaaaaTGGCGACCGGAGGAGAGGCCCCCGAATCTTGGTACCTTGCCCTGTTGGGATTTGCAGAACATTTTAGGACATCTAGTCCCCCGAAGATTCGTCTTTGCGTGCATTGTCTCCAAGCCGTTTTTCAGTTCAAGCCGCCGCAAAGGGTCGAAGCGCGAACTCACCTTCAGCTGGGTTCTGTGTTGTACCATCACACTAAGAACAGCGAGCTGGCCCGGAATCACTTGGAAAAAGCGGTAAGAGTGACTAGGAAAGGTCGTGGATGTAACGCTAGAAGCCGTACCAGAGCAGGCCTCTGTGGCTGGTTCTGTTGCGCTGTTCTCCATGCAAACTCTTCGTTAAAATGTATCTCTAGTAATTAATAAGTAGCTACGTTCATGTTTAGCCTACTTCCGTATTCTCGGAGCAGCCTAATTTAAAAAAGAGGTTATGTTTGAACCACCTTGTGAGTCATTCCAGCATTTCTATAGCCAGCGCAGTGTCACTCTCACAGTTAACATTTCCGTTGAGTTTGATCAATTGCACttttttacatgtgtgtgtcttgtgttttaTTCTGCAGTGGTTCATCTCACAACAAGTATCCTTTTATAATAACAAATCCTCTttcttacacatgcacactcgtAGGTCTACTTCATGTCATGCAACATAACTTCCCTAGTCAATTTAGAAAACTGGCATCAAGGTCAAATAAATTCTTGTCACCTCTTGGAAGTTTTGCCGTTGGTTACAAGTGTTGTTCCTACTACACAAGTCAAGTGATTGTCTATAACCCAGACCTAACGTTTCCTTCACCCAGAGATTCAGCTCCCTCAGTTTGAAGATGTTAAATTTGAGGCAGCAAGTCTTCTGTCTGAACTGTACTGTCAACAGGTAAGTGCAAATGATTGAGCTGTCTGTGGAACCACGGTACAAGCACCAGTCCTGTTGGAGCGCCACAGTTtgatatgtttttgttgttgttttaaatgAATGAATCAGTGCTCTTGTCTCTATTCCTACTCTGCCTCAAATGGTGgccaccttcctctctctctgtcttcatctctctcgtttctctctctctctctctctctctctctctctctctctctcttggttttCTCCCCTGTAACCATAACACCAATCTCTGTTTCACCCtccttcactctgtctctctctctctgttcctgaaGAACCTGGTGGACTCTGCAAAGCCTCTTCTGCGTAAGGCCATCCAGATCTCCCAGCAGACTCCATACTGGCACTGCAGACTACTATTTCAGCTCGCTGTGAGTCTCACACATCTCACTCTCCATCACAatactgcatctctctctctctccctctctctctcacgtttaTCACGTGTGAAAACCCTGCACTCCCTGACTTGTTTTACAGAGAGATATTCATCCCCTTTTCTAGCATCATCTTCTCTAGCCTCTTTTTGTTaattcagaagtgtgtgtgtgtgtgtgtgtgtgtgtgtgtgtgtgtgtgtgtgtgtgtgtgtgtgtgtgtgtgtgtgtgtgtgtgtgtgtgtgtgtgtgtgtgtgtgtgtgtgtgtgtgtgtgtgttccctcagcAACTACACACTCTGGAGAAGGATCTGGTTTCTGCCTGTGACTTGCTGGGTGTCGGGGCTGAGTATGCCAGAGTGGTGGGCTCAGAGTACaccaggtagacacacacacacacacacacaccaaccaaccaaccagagTTTACATTAGCCAGCTACAGCCAGAAATTGCCCATGTCCAGTTGTCTGGCAGAAAAAGATATGATCGGACCGAATGTCTGGTAGGAAGTATGCTACATTTATTAGTGAATCATTAACATTAAATATGCTTATATTGCATAACATGTTACTACACCAACTTGAATGTACGCTTAGCctatgaaacatttttttattatgattTCAAATTTTTACAAGCAATGGACTTTCAAGTACTTTCATTCTATTAGGTCAGGCTTCAAGAAGCAGGAAATCTTGGAATCGAAGTTGCGTTGCAGGAACACTCATTTATTACTGTTATTAGTGGGACTGCTCCTACTTTATTGGGGGTGGTCTAAGGAAGCTAAAAAGATGTCACAATCACACAGCTAAAACTTTCAGTAAGTTTGTACCTCCTCTCAGGTGGACCTCCTCTCTCCAATGTTACACCTACCTATACATCATTATGAGCCTACCAGGTCTGTGGGGAGGGGTCAGAGTGAGGGGCTGTGATTGCACAGTAATGAACTTATACACACAACAACATTGTGCCTGTTTTTAAACTCACATGTGTTGATCGATCCACTGTAAATTCTCCCGACTCCCGCAATTCTCAGATTCTGCGCTTGTGTAAAATAATGTCAGTTAGAGCTGTGTACAgtagctgtgtttgtgtagcaTTATGTCGGTTAGAGCCTGgtagctgtgtttgtgtagcaTTATGTTGGCTAGAGCCTGGTTGCACTGAGCCTTGCACAGCGGTTGCAGAGTGCGTGACTTCATGGGATGAATTGTAGTCTTCACCGCTGCTTAGCAACCCTGCAGACCTCTTCCATGGGCTCCCAAATGagcatgtgtacgtgtgctgGTCTacctggtgagacacacacacacacacacacacacacacacacacacacactcttgtggacatacaaacacacacatacaaaacaaactGCTGGTGCTGACTACACTTACCACACTTACCACACTAGATTGTTGAAATATATTGTTTGTGATTTAGTGCCGTTTAAATGTATAGGCCGTGATGCATATATGTACGGCAGATTTTCTGTATGTCCGGTATTCTGGATTATTACCGGACATTTTGTCTTGCGtaatccctgacacacacacacacacacacacacacacacactcatatgtgaTGTGAAGTGTGATAACGTGTGTGCGTCTTTGTTTTAAAACATGTGTTTTCTTCCACCCAGGGCACTGTTCCTCCTCAGCAAAGGCATGGTGAGTGTCCACACAAAGAACCGTCACACTCACTacaaccagagacacttatacagtatatgaggagacactgcactggaaaaatcacCCATTGAAATACATGGGGTAATTTCGTAACGCAAAGATGGCGGGTGTTTACACCAGTAAGAAATaggctttttaagcgttaatttgatacaaaaccaccaaaccttttcagagATTTTAGTCTGATATTCATCGTGATTTAATTTCAAATGTCCCTTACACCTctgaacatggacatccagctctctccccattcatttagatagggcctGATCTTGTTACGGTCAAactcgctgcccgaccccatggccaatatggctgccgagtgacgtgacttgccttAAAAGGACTTTGCTACAACCCAGTCTCTTTACACACATAGTGGCATAGTTTAGTCAGTATAACAATAATATTCAATGTTAttggttctttctctctgcattaTCTTCATGTCTATGcattgtgtgcatgtctttctctgtctctgtgtgtgtgtgtctgtgtgtgtctgtgtgtgtctgtgtgtgtgtgtgtgtgtgtgtgtgtgtgtatattgtgtccctgtgtgtgtgttgcgtgtctgtgtgtgaatgtgtcttgtgtctctgtctttttgtgtgtgtgcgtgtgtgcgtgcgtgcgtgtatgtattgtgcgtgcgtgcgtgcgtgcgtgcgcgcgcacgtgcgtgtgtgtgtgtgttgtgtgcagctCTTGCTTATGGAACGAAAGCTCCAGGAGGTGCATCCGCTGCTGACTCTGTGTGGGCAGATCGTGGAGAACTGGCAGGGCAACCCCATCCAGAAGGAGTCGCTCCGCGTCTTCTTCCTCGTGCTGCAGGTCACACACTACCTGGACGCCGGACAGGTGAGTaaaagcatcatcatcatcgtcgtgaACAAATCGTCATTTTTCTCAAAATTGAATTATTGACATGTTCTTATTCTGTGACACCCTaagaaggtgaggtgaggtgtttcttgtAGTTGTATGAATTTTGGACTTCGAACTCAGTGGTTATCAaactttttctgtcattccccactttTGTCCCTTGTGTTGGGAATTTGTCCCCATCCCCACCTGGTTCCACGTTGCATTCCCTGCTGGGTGGAAGATGCTATTTTAATTCATGTCAGTCTGTTCATGACTCCTATGTTTGCGTGTGGATCTGATTCTGtgatcttgtaaaaaaaaagaaaggtatTACTAAAGACGAAAAACAAACCTGTCATCTAATTCCCCACACATAGAGAACCACtgtgctaaatgaatacatcgtccccttagaattataCGTTTctgtctgacatttttgtcaaaattgagttatattgAGATATAATCTTATTCCATGACACTTAAGAaggtgaggtgtttcttgtagttgtatgcgcttttggacattatatctaaaGAGGTTTGTTCCGCTTATCTGTAACTGTATGAGATAGAACTTCATAATTTTAAGGGAACggcataaatgtaaatgtaacatACTAAAATTCCATGCAggtctaaagtgtgtgtgtgtgtgtgtgtgtgtgtgtgtgtgtgtgtgtgtgtgcgtgtgtgtgtgtgtgcgtgtgtgcgtgtgtgcgtgtgtgcgtgtgtgcgtgtgtgcgtgtgtgcgtgtgtgtgtgtgtgtgtgtgtgtgtgtgtaggtgaagaGTGTGAAGCCTTGTCTGaagcagctgcagcagtgcaTCCAGACCATCTCCACTCTCCATGATGACGAGATCCTGCCTAGCAACCCTGCGGACCTCTTCCACTGGCTCCCAaaagagcatatgtgtgtgctggtctacctggtgagacacacacacacacacacacactctcttgtggACTTCAAATTAATCTAATGAAGATTACCACtgatcccgtgtgtgtgtgtgtgtgtgtgtgtgtgtgtgtgtgtgtgtgtgtgtgtgtgtgtgtgtgtgtgtgtgtgtgtgtgtgtgtgtgtgtgtgtgtgtgtgggtgtgggtgtgggtgtgcgtgtgtgtgcgtgtgtgtgtgtgtgtgttttttttaggtGACGGTCATGCATTCGATGCAGGCTGGGTATCTGGAGAAGGCCCAGAAGTACACAGACAAAGCCCTTATGCAGCTGGAGAAGCTCAAAAGTGAgtcatagacatacacacacacatacacacacacacacaacacacacacactgcaaacacatacactgcaaacacatacacaagctctgtcttatacatacacataaacccTAGTTTATGCTaatcctactgtgtgtgtgtgtgtttcagtgctgGACTGCAGTCCTATTCTCTCCTCGTTCCAAGTCATCCTTCTGGAACACATCATCATGTGCCGCCTGGTCACTGGACACAAGGCTACTGCCctgcaggaggtgtgtgtgtgtctgtgtctgtgtgtgtgtctgtgtgtgtgtgtgtgtgtgtgagagggaaagaaagagagggacagtaCAAttaactgtatatgtgtgtaagtgcaagGCAgatagactgtgtgtgagtgcatgtgagcAAGAGGCAGAGACACAAAGTATTTATCTGCATTTATATGTAGGGGTATTTGTGCCTCTGCATTTGATGgacatgtgtgcatatgaggcTTAAGTaattgtaaggtgtgtgtgtgtgtgtgtgtgtgtgtgtgtgtgtgtgtgtgtgtgtgtgtgtgtgtgtgtgtgtgtgtgtgtgtgtgtgtgtgtgtgtgtgtgtgtgtgtgtgtgtgtgtgtgtgtgtgtgtgtgtgtgtgtgtgtgtgtgtgtgtgtgtgtgtgtgttcagatctcACAGGTCTGTCAGCTGTGTCAGCAGTCCCCACGCCTCTTCTCCAACCACGCAGCTCAGTTACACACACTACTGGtgagtagtacacacacacacacacacacacacactgtatatgccCCCGTCTGACTCTGGAAGATAATTGTAATAGTTATGAGTGCACGTCCTTGAGGACACTTCCACTGTCTTGCTGCCTTGCTGTTGATATGATGAGtacacttgtttgtttgtttgtgacccTCATGTCTGTATCCTCCAGGGTCTGTACTGCATCTCTGTGAACTGCATGGACAACGCTGAAGCCCAGTTCACCACTGCACTGCGGGTcagttgcgcacacacacatacacgcacacacgtacacacaatacatacacacatgtacacacatgtgcacacaatatatacacacacacacacacacacagaatacatccactcacatgtaatacatatacatacacacacacacacacacacacacacaaaatgcatacatacacacacacacacacacacacacacacacagagtaactcTCGTGCTGCTCTGACCAGGTCCCTATGTGTGTTTCAGCTCACTACGCACCAGGAGCTGTGGACCTTCATCGTCACTAACCTGGCCAGCGTCTACATCAGAGAGGGCAACAGACACCAGGAGGTGGGTGATGCACActgttacgcacacacacacactgttaaaaccacacacactgttctgcacacacacacacagacaagcacacacactgttgcgcacagacgcgcgcacacacacacactacttattCACCATTACACATgtaaacaccacaccacactccgTACAAAGCAGTACACACAGACTTCGTCACCTGAAGATAGCTGtgaggtgaaacacacacacacacacacacacacacacacactccgtcacTTGAAGATAGCTGTGAGGTGAAACTGGAGTTAGAGGCTGCTAGCTGTGTTCATAAGACCCAACGGAGCAGTCGGTCTACACTATATTCCGAACGGTATACACTACAGCCTAACGTTGACCTTTGATCTTTGCCCTTTGCCCTTTGCCCTGTGCAGCTCTACAGCCTGCTGGAGAGGATAAACCCAGACCACAACTTCCCAGTCAGGTACGCTCCTTGGAgcttcaaggacacacacacacacacacacacacacacacacacacacacacacacacacacacacacaccatacacacacaccaatgtcagCTGTCACTGTTAGTACAGATGTTCATGTCATTACAGCTACagttgtgtgtatatttatcatGGTGTTGACAGGCCTTTATTCCCTTCATGGATTATTTACCAAATgtcattctttttttgtttgtgtgcttcgaTAATGTAAACAAtggttcacttcctgtttcctgttgcCCCTGTAGCTCCCACTGCCTGCGTGCGGCTGCGTTctacatcagaggcctgctctCCTTCTTCCAGGGCCGGTACAACGAGGCCAAGTAAGTCCTCCGTCTATCCCACAATCTTCAGCAGCAGGGGGCACAGCACTCCTGCTTCTATTCTCCCTTCCGTGCTCCTGTGCTGTTAGCGATTGGTTTGGTCTGTGATCAGgagtagagagaagctgaaggGATACGTTGAGTTTGCCTGGCACCATGAAGCCAGAAAAAAAACGGGATAAGGcgggtctccacacacacacacacacacacacacactcacacattcacacaggctTGACGAAGGAAACAATGTAATTACCGttacaatggaatgttaacaccaaatcatcaaatttaactgtttcagaaaaaacatgttcaccacacaCGTTTGCCAGTGTTTGCTGAGTTTGAACGCATCTCAGGTGCTGAAGATGAATCATGGATCATCAGGGAGTGTTCAGTAGAGGTCTGAGAGTTCTGGAGTGATCTGAGAGTTCAGGAGTGACTTAATGGACTTtcagtgttgtatgtgtgtatcactgGATATCATGAGATAATtgtcatgactgtgtgtgtgtgtgtgtgtgtgtgttaggcggTTCCTGAGAGAGACATTGAAGATGTCCAACGCTGAGGATCTGAACCGTCTGACGGCCTGCTCCCTGGTGCTGCTTGGACACATCTTCTACGTGCTGGGGAACCACAGGgtaatagacacatacacacacacacacgcagagaaacAGGCACATAAGCACACTCAGGGGCGTCACTAGGTGTACCATAGATCCGGGGCTGTAGCccgactttcttttttttttttttttccttcttacgggggtccgggggtttttcccccgggaaattttgaaaattgggccgttaaagatgccgtttcaacgtagtttgagtaggaaaggaaggaaattcgttggggttctcctcatcatattttaataacaaataaagctaatttccctcaaggctagcctataggctactggtagTTCTAACAGAGAGCTCAcacccaaacatttttttctgcccgtgacatgatgaatgaatgaatcatttccaggtgccactctaatcgctgtaaatggattaatgcaacacaactcctcgtccaattttcagtttgcatggaaatcattggtaTAATTGCCTAGGAGATCTACGTGCGGCCAGCCTGACTCTTCCACTCGTTTTGTGATAACTAGCATTGTTTACTActgttgttgtaggctactacgtGTTTACTACTGTTGACTACTGTACTAgtagacttaatggaacaagttcgTGGAAAACGAATGCTTGTGCAGAACGTTTCGTTAATCTATCCTACAGAGCCGTTAGGTAACGTCGGTGAGTaagtttatctctgtgttatccaaattaacggtcttaaagttagcgagttacagaggctggcagtcagcccgacagaggggggaagcatGGAACACTGATGTCGcatttgcaacaatttattcc from Sardina pilchardus chromosome 2, fSarPil1.1, whole genome shotgun sequence includes the following:
- the mau2 gene encoding MAU2 chromatid cohesion factor homolog isoform X2 encodes the protein MATGGEAPESWYLALLGFAEHFRTSSPPKIRLCVHCLQAVFQFKPPQRVEARTHLQLGSVLYHHTKNSELARNHLEKAWFISQQLPQFEDVKFEAASLLSELYCQQNLVDSAKPLLRKAIQISQQTPYWHCRLLFQLAQLHTLEKDLVSACDLLGVGAEYARVVGSEYTRALFLLSKGMLQEVHPLLTLCGQIVENWQGNPIQKESLRVFFLVLQVTHYLDAGQVKSVKPCLKQLQQCIQTISTLHDDEILPSNPADLFHWLPKEHMCVLVYLVTVMHSMQAGYLEKAQKYTDKALMQLEKLKMLDCSPILSSFQVILLEHIIMCRLVTGHKATALQEISQVCQLCQQSPRLFSNHAAQLHTLLGLYCISVNCMDNAEAQFTTALRLTTHQELWTFIVTNLASVYIREGNRHQELYSLLERINPDHNFPVSSHCLRAAAFYIRGLLSFFQGRYNEAKRFLRETLKMSNAEDLNRLTACSLVLLGHIFYVLGNHRESNNMVVPAMQLASKIPDMSVQLWSSALLKDLNKACGNTIDAHEAAQMHQNFSQQLLQDHIAACSLPEHNLISWTDGPPPVQIQAQNGPTTSLASLL
- the mau2 gene encoding MAU2 chromatid cohesion factor homolog isoform X1 yields the protein MATGGEAPESWYLALLGFAEHFRTSSPPKIRLCVHCLQAVFQFKPPQRVEARTHLQLGSVLYHHTKNSELARNHLEKAWFISQQLPQFEDVKFEAASLLSELYCQQNLVDSAKPLLRKAIQISQQTPYWHCRLLFQLAQLHTLEKDLVSACDLLGVGAEYARVVGSEYTRALFLLSKGMLLLMERKLQEVHPLLTLCGQIVENWQGNPIQKESLRVFFLVLQVTHYLDAGQVKSVKPCLKQLQQCIQTISTLHDDEILPSNPADLFHWLPKEHMCVLVYLVTVMHSMQAGYLEKAQKYTDKALMQLEKLKMLDCSPILSSFQVILLEHIIMCRLVTGHKATALQEISQVCQLCQQSPRLFSNHAAQLHTLLGLYCISVNCMDNAEAQFTTALRLTTHQELWTFIVTNLASVYIREGNRHQELYSLLERINPDHNFPVSSHCLRAAAFYIRGLLSFFQGRYNEAKRFLRETLKMSNAEDLNRLTACSLVLLGHIFYVLGNHRESNNMVVPAMQLASKIPDMSVQLWSSALLKDLNKACGNTIDAHEAAQMHQNFSQQLLQDHIAACSLPEHNLISWTDGPPPVQIQAQNGPTTSLASLL